Proteins from a genomic interval of Microbacterium esteraromaticum:
- a CDS encoding DUF3515 family protein: protein MLRRLALVAGAFSLLTLTACSSTVALEPAKDANNPLCAEVTVRLPDAVAGEDRRWTDAQATGAYGDPASVFVSCGVTVPGPTSELQCITLEGIDWLVDESQAPMMRMTTYGRNPAVQVFVDTEVVSANDALSNAGIVSGVRMIPATSACTEPNELPE, encoded by the coding sequence ATGCTCCGTCGTCTCGCCCTCGTCGCTGGAGCCTTCTCGCTCCTCACCCTGACCGCCTGCTCGAGCACGGTCGCGCTGGAACCGGCGAAGGACGCGAACAACCCCCTGTGCGCAGAGGTGACCGTGCGCCTGCCCGATGCCGTCGCCGGCGAGGACCGCCGCTGGACCGACGCGCAGGCGACCGGCGCCTACGGCGACCCGGCAAGCGTCTTCGTCTCGTGCGGCGTGACGGTGCCCGGACCGACGAGCGAACTGCAGTGCATCACGCTCGAGGGCATCGACTGGCTCGTCGACGAGTCGCAGGCACCGATGATGCGCATGACGACCTACGGTCGCAACCCCGCCGTCCAGGTGTTCGTCGACACCGAGGTCGTCAGCGCGAACGACGCACTGTCGAACGCCGGCATCGTCTCAGGTGTGCGGATGATCCCCGCGACCAGCGCATGCACCGAACCGAACG
- the thiL gene encoding thiamine-phosphate kinase, with protein MASASDDDPRIGDISEGTVLRAILARTAPAAHSVLGPGDDAAVLAAPSGSVVATADTLVSGPDFRAAWSSGYDLGWKAAAVNLADVAAMGAVPTGLLVSLAVPRETRLSFVEQMADGFREACAQLAPGCSVIGGDLTVSELLMIAVTALGDLGGRTAVTRAGARPGDVVALAGDLGAAAAGLALLFGRFRDGETPIAVDRSMLDAAERRALDVQLRPSPPIALGAVAADAGATAMMDVSDGLALDASRMADASRVTIALSTTALDALTGGIDISRAIGGGEDHGLLATFPLGTMPSGFRPIGVVTDRAADGVLLDGEPIEHRGWDPYRDWDGSL; from the coding sequence ATGGCATCCGCTTCGGACGACGACCCGCGCATCGGCGATATCTCTGAGGGGACGGTGCTACGGGCGATCCTCGCTCGCACGGCGCCGGCAGCGCATTCGGTGTTGGGTCCGGGTGATGACGCCGCCGTGCTCGCGGCGCCGTCGGGTTCGGTGGTCGCCACGGCCGACACGCTCGTGTCGGGCCCTGATTTTCGTGCCGCCTGGTCGAGCGGCTACGACTTGGGCTGGAAGGCCGCTGCCGTGAACCTCGCCGACGTCGCGGCGATGGGGGCGGTACCGACGGGCCTGTTGGTCTCGCTGGCTGTGCCGCGCGAGACGCGTCTGTCGTTCGTCGAGCAGATGGCCGATGGCTTCCGCGAGGCGTGCGCACAGCTCGCCCCCGGATGTTCGGTGATCGGCGGTGACTTGACGGTCTCGGAGCTTCTGATGATCGCTGTGACGGCGCTCGGCGATCTCGGTGGTCGCACGGCCGTCACGCGCGCCGGGGCACGCCCCGGCGACGTCGTCGCCCTCGCCGGCGACCTCGGGGCCGCGGCCGCGGGGTTGGCGCTGCTGTTCGGGCGCTTCCGCGACGGCGAGACGCCGATCGCGGTGGACCGGAGCATGCTGGACGCTGCCGAGCGGCGGGCATTGGACGTGCAGCTGCGCCCGTCTCCGCCGATCGCCCTGGGGGCGGTGGCGGCGGATGCCGGTGCGACTGCGATGATGGATGTCTCCGACGGACTCGCGCTCGATGCGTCGCGCATGGCCGATGCCTCGCGCGTGACGATCGCGCTGTCGACGACGGCGCTCGATGCACTGACCGGTGGGATCGATATCTCTCGCGCGATCGGCGGGGGAGAGGATCACGGCCTGCTGGCGACCTTCCCGCTCGGCACCATGCCGAGTGGTTTCCGCCCGATCGGTGTCGTCACCGACCGCGCGGCGGACGGCGTGCTGCTGGACGGTGAGCCGATCGAGCACCGGGGATGGGACCCCTATCGGGATTGGGACGGCTCGCTGTAG
- a CDS encoding HPP family protein, whose protein sequence is MSSHTGLIPASQAPARPGLPTVLMATLTAAAALAALVGLGAASGQLLLIPPMAASMALIAGAPTLPLSQPRHVIGGQVISAVAGVLVGFASHSLWAGAIAGGVALAAMMLTRTSHSPAAATAVIGAMTAEGRVEFVICAGLSAVVLVLFGVLRSALTRTAYPAYWW, encoded by the coding sequence ATGTCGTCGCACACCGGACTGATCCCCGCCAGCCAGGCACCCGCGCGCCCCGGGCTGCCGACCGTGCTGATGGCGACCCTGACGGCGGCCGCCGCCCTCGCCGCGCTCGTCGGCCTCGGTGCCGCCTCCGGCCAGTTGCTGCTGATCCCGCCGATGGCTGCCAGCATGGCGCTGATCGCCGGGGCACCGACGCTGCCGCTCTCGCAGCCCCGCCACGTCATCGGTGGCCAGGTGATCTCGGCAGTCGCGGGCGTACTCGTCGGCTTCGCCAGTCACTCGCTCTGGGCGGGCGCCATAGCCGGTGGCGTCGCTCTCGCCGCCATGATGCTCACCCGCACATCGCACTCACCGGCCGCGGCAACCGCGGTGATCGGGGCGATGACCGCCGAGGGGCGGGTCGAGTTCGTCATCTGCGCCGGACTCTCGGCGGTCGTGCTCGTGCTGTTCGGTGTGCTGCGCAGCGCACTCACGCGCACGGCATACCCGGCGTACTGGTGGTGA
- a CDS encoding TetR/AcrR family transcriptional regulator, whose product MKQDSDADRLLDAAEELFYERGYQAVGMDALRSASGLPLKRIYALFGGKDAIAVAMLDRRDERWHAALAAHVDERADPHARVLAIFDWLAEWLADEGHRGCAWINAFGELGGTSPDVVAAVRRHKARLRELIDRAVSETGAPRSAADAVFLLAEGCMVTAGIDGDPVAAVQARVAAARMLEH is encoded by the coding sequence ATGAAACAGGACTCTGACGCGGATCGACTGCTCGACGCGGCCGAAGAGCTGTTCTACGAGCGCGGATACCAGGCCGTCGGAATGGACGCCCTGCGCTCGGCGTCAGGGCTCCCGCTGAAACGCATCTATGCGCTGTTCGGCGGCAAGGACGCGATCGCGGTTGCGATGCTCGACCGCCGTGACGAGCGCTGGCATGCGGCGCTGGCGGCCCACGTCGACGAGCGCGCCGATCCGCACGCACGCGTGTTGGCGATCTTCGATTGGCTGGCCGAGTGGCTTGCCGACGAGGGGCACCGAGGATGCGCCTGGATCAACGCGTTCGGCGAACTCGGTGGGACATCACCGGATGTGGTCGCCGCCGTCCGCCGCCACAAGGCTCGGCTGCGGGAGCTCATCGACCGCGCGGTGAGCGAGACGGGCGCGCCCCGGTCCGCCGCCGACGCCGTCTTCCTGCTCGCCGAAGGGTGCATGGTGACCGCGGGGATCGACGGCGACCCGGTCGCCGCCGTGCAGGCCAGGGTTGCCGCGGCGCGGATGCTGGAGCACTGA
- the rsmD gene encoding 16S rRNA (guanine(966)-N(2))-methyltransferase RsmD — MTRIIAGGARGARLSVPGTGTRPTSDRVRESLFGALESMDALDGARVLDLYAGSGALGLEAWSRGAESVELVELSRPAATVAGRNAAVVAKALGTSTTAKVHQSAVHAFLTRTQGPFDLVFIDPPYDLDDAAMTADLVALTPVLSDDAVVVIERGKRATPPDLDAAGLDLLRSKTYGDTTLWWATPAM; from the coding sequence ATGACCAGGATCATCGCCGGCGGAGCCCGCGGCGCACGGCTCAGCGTTCCCGGCACCGGCACCCGCCCCACCAGTGATCGCGTGCGCGAATCGCTGTTCGGGGCGCTGGAGTCGATGGATGCCCTCGACGGGGCGCGCGTGCTCGATCTGTATGCCGGCAGCGGCGCACTCGGCCTGGAGGCCTGGAGCCGCGGCGCGGAGTCGGTCGAACTGGTCGAACTGTCCCGCCCCGCGGCGACAGTCGCAGGACGCAATGCGGCGGTCGTGGCGAAAGCGCTCGGCACTTCGACCACTGCGAAAGTCCACCAGAGCGCCGTGCACGCCTTCCTGACGCGTACACAGGGACCGTTCGACCTCGTCTTCATCGACCCGCCCTACGACCTCGACGATGCGGCGATGACCGCGGATCTGGTCGCGCTCACACCCGTGCTGAGCGATGACGCCGTGGTCGTCATCGAGCGCGGCAAGCGCGCCACTCCCCCTGACCTGGATGCCGCGGGCTTGGACCTGCTGCGCAGCAAGACCTACGGCGACACGACGCTGTGGTGGGCGACGCCCGCGATGTGA
- a CDS encoding ATP-dependent DNA helicase RecG: MSFELDTPLTEALGTSTARSLQRAFGMSTVGQLLGHYPRRYADRGELTPIIQLPIGETVTIVAEVLSSGARPMRNRRGAMTEVTIGDGIGRMSLTFFAKNVGQAEWRAKELAVGRRGIFSGKVSVFNNTLQFAHPDYELFDDTEAAYRQADAHKDVPITIYPATSAVQSWQFAKMVASVLDKLGEVPDPLPDHLREREGLLTARQALEQIHRPRRRGDVDPAVRTLRMHEALVLQTALLQQREQVRSLTATPRRAAEGGLLERFDAALPFTLTPDQQRVGDEIATDLVADRPMNRLIQGEVGSGKTLVALRAMLQVAESGGQAALIAPTEVLAAQHLRSITRMLGPDLAAEVIPTLLTGQMTVPERRRAALRVASGQSLIVIGTHALLSEKTTFADLALVVVDEQHRFGVEQRESLRAKGTAPHAIVLTATPIPRTVAMTVFGDLDTSVIRSMPAGRAGIQTFVAPLAEKPEWFGRVWERAGEEIAQGRQVFAVCAAIDTAKESVESDEAPPPDVEGKGPKWGVVQLAEALATHPTLSKVRSAVLHGKMPSEQKDAVMQAFARGELDLLIATTVIEVGVDVPNASMMVIMDADRFGVSQLHQVRGRVGRGEHAGLCLLVTEAEAGTPARERVEAVAATLDGFELAEVDLDLRGEGDVLGASQAGVKSSLRLLRVVKDAGLIAHARDLAESILVADPSLDEHPGLRGAINRRVSDADRAALGKN, from the coding sequence ATGTCCTTCGAGCTCGACACGCCGCTGACCGAGGCTCTCGGCACATCGACCGCACGTTCTCTGCAACGCGCGTTCGGTATGAGCACGGTCGGGCAGCTGCTCGGTCACTACCCGCGTCGCTATGCCGACCGCGGTGAACTGACGCCGATCATCCAGTTGCCCATCGGTGAGACCGTCACGATCGTCGCTGAAGTGCTCTCGTCGGGCGCGCGCCCGATGCGCAACCGGCGCGGCGCGATGACCGAGGTCACGATCGGTGACGGCATCGGCCGCATGTCGCTGACCTTCTTCGCGAAGAACGTCGGGCAGGCGGAATGGCGCGCGAAAGAGCTGGCAGTGGGCCGGCGCGGCATCTTCTCGGGCAAAGTGAGTGTGTTCAACAACACCCTGCAGTTCGCGCACCCCGACTACGAGCTGTTCGATGACACCGAGGCGGCGTACCGGCAGGCCGACGCGCACAAGGACGTGCCGATCACCATCTACCCGGCCACATCGGCGGTGCAGAGCTGGCAGTTCGCCAAGATGGTGGCGTCGGTGCTCGACAAGCTCGGCGAGGTGCCCGATCCGCTGCCGGACCACCTGCGCGAGCGTGAGGGGCTGCTCACGGCACGCCAGGCACTGGAGCAGATCCACCGTCCTCGTCGCCGTGGCGATGTCGACCCCGCGGTGCGCACGCTGCGCATGCACGAGGCGCTGGTGCTGCAGACCGCACTGCTGCAGCAACGCGAACAGGTGCGGTCGCTTACGGCGACACCGCGTCGTGCGGCTGAGGGTGGGTTGCTTGAGCGTTTCGATGCGGCGCTGCCTTTCACGCTGACCCCGGATCAGCAGCGCGTGGGGGACGAGATCGCTACCGATCTGGTCGCAGACCGCCCCATGAACAGGCTGATCCAGGGTGAAGTCGGATCGGGCAAGACGCTCGTGGCGCTGCGCGCCATGTTGCAGGTCGCAGAGTCGGGCGGGCAGGCAGCGCTGATCGCCCCGACCGAGGTGCTCGCAGCGCAGCACCTGCGGTCGATCACCCGCATGTTGGGTCCCGACCTGGCGGCCGAGGTCATTCCGACGCTGCTCACGGGCCAGATGACGGTGCCCGAGAGGCGCCGGGCTGCGCTGCGCGTGGCATCCGGTCAGTCCTTGATCGTGATCGGCACGCACGCTCTGCTTTCCGAGAAGACGACGTTCGCCGACCTCGCCCTCGTCGTCGTCGACGAGCAGCACCGTTTCGGCGTGGAACAGCGTGAGAGCCTGCGGGCCAAAGGCACCGCGCCGCACGCGATCGTGCTCACCGCGACACCGATTCCGCGCACGGTCGCCATGACGGTGTTCGGTGACCTCGACACGTCGGTGATCCGTTCGATGCCGGCGGGCCGGGCCGGCATCCAGACTTTCGTCGCGCCGCTCGCCGAGAAGCCCGAGTGGTTCGGGAGGGTGTGGGAACGTGCTGGCGAGGAGATCGCCCAGGGGCGCCAGGTCTTCGCCGTGTGTGCCGCCATCGACACGGCCAAGGAGTCCGTCGAATCCGATGAGGCGCCGCCGCCGGACGTCGAGGGCAAGGGGCCGAAATGGGGTGTGGTGCAGCTCGCCGAGGCGCTGGCGACGCACCCGACTCTGTCGAAGGTGCGCAGCGCGGTGCTGCACGGCAAGATGCCGTCCGAGCAGAAGGATGCTGTGATGCAGGCCTTCGCGCGAGGAGAGCTCGACCTGCTGATCGCGACGACGGTTATCGAGGTCGGGGTCGATGTGCCCAACGCCTCGATGATGGTCATCATGGACGCCGATCGCTTCGGCGTGTCGCAGCTGCACCAGGTGCGCGGTCGGGTCGGACGTGGTGAGCATGCGGGGCTGTGCCTGCTGGTCACCGAGGCAGAAGCAGGAACCCCGGCACGGGAGCGCGTCGAAGCCGTCGCCGCGACTCTCGATGGTTTCGAACTCGCCGAGGTCGACCTCGACCTGCGTGGCGAGGGCGACGTGCTCGGAGCCTCGCAGGCCGGGGTCAAGTCGTCGCTGCGGTTGCTCCGGGTGGTGAAGGATGCCGGACTGATCGCACATGCCCGTGATCTCGCCGAGAGCATCCTCGTCGCGGATCCGTCGCTCGATGAGCACCCGGGGTTGCGCGGCGCGATTAACCGGCGCGTGAGCGACGCCGACCGCGCGGCGTTGGGAAAGAACTGA
- the coaD gene encoding pantetheine-phosphate adenylyltransferase — protein sequence MNSRIAVVPGSFDPPTLGHLDVIARAARLYDELHVLVVHNPGKEAMLPIAQRMTLLEQSIAEAGLEGHIIVGSWSMGLLVDYARDVNAGVLVKGIRSQVDVAYESPMAIVNRHLADIETVFLLPDPAHALVSSSLVRQVAALGGDVSPFVPPVVASFLDTGARGL from the coding sequence GTGAACAGTCGAATCGCCGTCGTTCCGGGGTCTTTCGACCCACCCACGCTCGGTCACCTCGATGTGATCGCGCGTGCCGCGCGCCTGTATGACGAGCTGCATGTGCTCGTCGTGCACAACCCGGGCAAAGAGGCGATGCTGCCGATCGCCCAGCGGATGACGCTGCTGGAGCAGTCGATCGCCGAGGCCGGGCTCGAAGGGCACATCATCGTGGGCTCATGGAGCATGGGTCTTCTCGTCGACTATGCGCGCGATGTTAATGCCGGAGTGCTGGTCAAGGGCATCCGCTCACAGGTCGATGTGGCCTACGAATCGCCGATGGCGATCGTGAACCGTCACCTCGCCGACATCGAGACGGTGTTCCTGCTGCCCGACCCAGCACACGCCCTCGTGTCGAGCTCGCTGGTGCGGCAGGTGGCCGCGCTGGGCGGCGACGTGTCTCCCTTCGTCCCGCCTGTCGTCGCGTCCTTCCTCGACACCGGCGCGCGCGGCCTCTGA
- a CDS encoding YceD family protein: MNGPFFLPVRDIIRKPGEMREHRFEVTLTDKWGEGIVTVEAGESLGLDVRLEAVHEGILVSGTADTDYVGVCGRCLTDISAPVEVEFQELFAYPGEEETDFEVQDDHVDLETLVRDAIVLSLPFQPVCQPDCLGLDPVTGEKLTESAGAESDTPIDPRWSALRQITDQDGTAERRAAEKEES, translated from the coding sequence GTGAACGGACCGTTTTTCCTGCCCGTCCGCGACATCATCCGCAAGCCGGGAGAGATGCGCGAGCATCGATTCGAGGTGACGCTCACCGACAAATGGGGTGAGGGCATCGTCACGGTCGAAGCCGGCGAGTCGCTCGGCCTCGATGTGCGGCTCGAGGCGGTTCACGAGGGCATCCTGGTGTCCGGAACCGCAGATACCGACTACGTCGGAGTGTGCGGTCGCTGCCTCACCGACATCTCTGCGCCTGTCGAAGTCGAGTTCCAGGAGCTTTTCGCGTATCCTGGTGAGGAAGAAACTGACTTCGAAGTTCAAGACGACCACGTGGATCTTGAAACTCTTGTCAGGGATGCGATCGTATTGTCGCTTCCATTTCAGCCGGTGTGTCAGCCGGACTGCCTGGGGCTCGACCCTGTGACGGGCGAGAAGCTGACCGAGAGCGCCGGTGCAGAGAGTGACACCCCCATCGATCCTCGGTGGAGTGCGCTCCGACAGATCACAGACCAGGACGGCACGGCAGAGCGCCGCGCCGCCGAGAAAGAAGAGAGCTAG
- the rpmF gene encoding 50S ribosomal protein L32, giving the protein MAGNPPKRKVSRSNTRSRRAQWKATPTALVKTVENGKVVYSRPHQAKVVTDSQGTELFLEYKGRKVADV; this is encoded by the coding sequence ATGGCCGGTAACCCCCCGAAGCGCAAGGTCTCCCGTTCGAACACCCGCTCGCGCCGCGCGCAGTGGAAGGCGACCCCCACCGCTCTGGTGAAGACCGTCGAGAACGGCAAGGTCGTCTACAGCCGTCCCCACCAGGCGAAGGTCGTCACCGACTCGCAGGGCACCGAGCTGTTCCTGGAGTACAAGGGCCGCAAGGTCGCCGACGTCTGA
- the rnc gene encoding ribonuclease III gives MSEILTGEIPLTEKLGVEIDSALLERALTHRSYAYEHGGIPNNERLEFLGDSVLGLAVTVMLFTTLPDLDEGDLAKRRASVVSTVALAEVARGIGLGEHLRLGRGEEQTGGRDKDSILADTMEAVFGAVFLSAGPDAATDLVLRLTKPLLADPERYGAAMDPKTSLQELAARLGRTPPSYSIESAGPDHDRVFTATVRVGELACTGVGSSKKTAEMAAALTAWRQLSDRD, from the coding sequence ATGTCCGAGATTCTCACGGGAGAAATTCCGCTCACTGAGAAGCTCGGCGTTGAGATCGACTCTGCGTTGCTGGAACGGGCGCTCACGCACCGTTCGTACGCATACGAGCACGGCGGCATCCCCAACAACGAGCGGCTGGAGTTTCTTGGAGACTCCGTCCTCGGTCTTGCGGTGACCGTGATGCTCTTCACAACGCTTCCCGACCTCGACGAGGGTGATCTGGCAAAACGGCGCGCAAGCGTCGTCTCCACGGTCGCCCTCGCCGAGGTCGCTCGCGGTATCGGTCTGGGAGAGCACCTCCGCCTCGGCAGGGGTGAGGAACAGACCGGTGGGCGAGACAAGGACTCGATCCTCGCCGACACCATGGAAGCGGTGTTCGGTGCTGTCTTCCTGTCGGCGGGTCCCGATGCGGCCACCGATCTGGTGCTGCGGCTGACGAAGCCCTTGCTTGCCGACCCGGAACGGTACGGCGCGGCGATGGATCCTAAGACCAGCCTGCAGGAGCTTGCGGCTCGGCTGGGCAGGACGCCGCCGAGCTACTCCATCGAGTCAGCCGGTCCGGATCACGATCGTGTGTTCACGGCGACGGTGCGCGTTGGCGAACTCGCCTGCACCGGTGTCGGCAGCAGCAAGAAGACCGCCGAGATGGCGGCTGCACTGACCGCATGGCGTCAGCTCAGCGACCGGGACTGA
- the mutM gene encoding bifunctional DNA-formamidopyrimidine glycosylase/DNA-(apurinic or apyrimidinic site) lyase, with amino-acid sequence MPELPEVEVVRAGLAPAIVDATIAAVEVLDERALTRHAAGAADFVARLEGQRVRAAVRRGKFLWMPLAGETDALIAHLGMSGQMLLRESDADRERHERVRVHIEHPRHGRLAVAFADQRTFGSLAVDALLSTADGAAGGWGSDLALVPSQAAHIARDPLDQAFDDRLFVDAVRRRSSAIKRIMLDQTLVSGIGNIYADEALWAARIHPETHGRALSPQSVRRLLGEVRLVLQKALAEGGTSFDAQYVNVNGQAGYFAHSLNAYGRNSQDCSRCGNTITRIRFMGRHSHLCLVCQQKRG; translated from the coding sequence GTGCCGGAGCTGCCTGAGGTCGAGGTCGTTCGTGCCGGCCTGGCGCCGGCGATCGTCGATGCGACGATCGCGGCCGTCGAGGTGCTCGACGAGCGCGCGCTCACGCGCCATGCTGCGGGCGCGGCTGACTTCGTCGCGCGTCTGGAAGGGCAACGCGTACGCGCAGCCGTCCGTCGCGGCAAGTTCCTCTGGATGCCGTTGGCAGGGGAAACGGATGCGCTGATCGCGCATCTCGGCATGAGCGGGCAGATGCTGTTGCGTGAGTCGGATGCCGACCGCGAGCGCCATGAGCGTGTTCGCGTGCACATCGAGCATCCGCGTCACGGCAGGCTTGCCGTGGCATTTGCTGACCAGCGCACCTTCGGTTCCCTTGCGGTCGATGCCCTGCTGTCGACCGCGGACGGCGCGGCCGGCGGCTGGGGGAGCGATCTCGCGTTGGTTCCGTCTCAGGCCGCGCACATCGCCAGAGACCCGCTGGATCAAGCCTTCGACGATCGTCTGTTCGTGGACGCTGTGCGTCGCAGGTCGAGTGCGATCAAGCGCATCATGCTCGACCAGACTCTGGTCAGCGGTATCGGTAACATCTACGCCGATGAGGCGCTGTGGGCTGCGCGGATTCACCCCGAGACGCACGGGCGAGCGCTGTCGCCTCAGTCCGTACGTCGCCTGCTGGGCGAGGTGCGGCTTGTGCTGCAGAAGGCGCTGGCCGAGGGCGGAACGAGCTTTGACGCCCAGTACGTCAACGTCAACGGACAGGCGGGCTACTTCGCGCACTCGTTGAACGCGTACGGAAGAAATTCTCAAGATTGTTCACGATGCGGCAACACCATCACGCGCATAAGGTTCATGGGTAGGCACTCGCATTTATGCCTGGTCTGCCAGCAAAAACGCGGGTGA
- a CDS encoding DUF1643 domain-containing protein has product MRQTSAHARTGTEPPMCSSGTEEIQNLAAGDATQSSTLAVPPGWIYEPNEDNSARLSLGTTGSNPLICFGVNPSTAVPGDLDQTLKRVQGYAARNQFDSWLMFNLYPQRSTDPDEMHSAYVPVLKAQNEKRIAEYINGRPLTLLAAWGDLILHRPYLSKMLADIVRITDASSCNWISIGGLTAKGHPRHPSRGAYAPFQPFDMKAYLQRL; this is encoded by the coding sequence ATGCGCCAAACTTCGGCGCACGCCCGGACAGGAACGGAGCCACCCATGTGTTCTAGCGGTACAGAAGAGATTCAGAACCTGGCAGCGGGAGACGCCACGCAGTCATCGACGTTAGCCGTCCCACCCGGCTGGATCTACGAGCCAAACGAAGACAACTCAGCGCGCCTCTCGTTGGGCACGACAGGCTCGAACCCACTCATCTGTTTCGGCGTGAACCCCAGCACGGCCGTACCCGGCGACCTAGATCAGACGCTGAAACGCGTGCAAGGGTATGCCGCCCGCAATCAGTTTGACAGTTGGCTCATGTTCAATCTGTACCCGCAGCGATCGACCGACCCTGACGAGATGCACTCCGCATATGTACCCGTTCTCAAGGCCCAGAACGAGAAGCGCATCGCGGAGTACATCAATGGTCGCCCCCTCACGCTGCTGGCGGCCTGGGGCGACCTGATCTTGCATCGGCCCTATTTGAGCAAGATGCTGGCGGACATCGTGCGCATCACAGATGCTTCTTCGTGCAACTGGATCTCCATCGGCGGTCTCACCGCTAAGGGGCACCCGCGGCACCCGTCACGCGGTGCGTATGCGCCGTTTCAGCCGTTCGACATGAAGGCCTACCTGCAGCGACTTTAG